The Rhodopseudomonas palustris genome window below encodes:
- a CDS encoding DEAD/DEAH box helicase has translation MSFSNLGLSDKVLSAVAASGYTTPTPIQEQAIPHVLARRDVLGIAQTGTGKTAAFVLPMLTMLEKGRARARMPRTLILEPTRELAAQVKEQFDKYGAGQKLNVALLIGGVSFGDQDLKLTRGVDVLIATPGRLLDHTERGGLLLTGVEMLIIDEADRMLDMGFIPDIERVCKLVPFTRQTLFFTATMPPEIRRVTETFLHNPEKIEVSKPASTAVTVAQSQVPCGREPHEKRETLRRLIRAATDLQNAIIFCNRKREVALLAKSLQKHGFSVGALHGDMDQSARTAALEAFRKGELPILVASDVAARGLDIPEVSHVFNFDVPHHPDDYVHRVGRTGRAGRLGTAISIVAPSDQKSIAAIEKLIGKEIPRVDAGPAGDADEEQTERTERPARSSRRSSESRSREPRGEDRPARESRGPRREGRGEGRGEARGEARPAREPREARAPAPVEAREVREPREPRESREPREARKPRREPRNAPIAPAAAAPAAHASFGSAPPARDLSSEPGDHSHLPAFLLRPVRARG, from the coding sequence ATGTCCTTTTCCAATCTCGGCCTTTCAGACAAGGTCCTCTCCGCTGTCGCGGCAAGCGGTTACACGACCCCCACTCCGATCCAGGAACAGGCGATCCCCCACGTGCTCGCCCGGCGAGACGTCCTCGGCATCGCCCAGACCGGCACCGGCAAGACCGCGGCCTTCGTGCTGCCGATGCTGACGATGCTGGAAAAGGGCCGCGCCCGCGCGCGGATGCCGCGAACCCTGATCCTCGAGCCGACCCGCGAACTCGCCGCCCAGGTCAAGGAACAGTTCGACAAATACGGCGCCGGGCAAAAGCTCAACGTCGCTTTGCTGATCGGCGGCGTCTCGTTCGGCGATCAGGATCTCAAACTGACCCGCGGCGTCGACGTGCTGATCGCCACGCCCGGCCGCCTGCTCGACCACACCGAACGCGGCGGCCTGCTGCTCACCGGCGTCGAGATGCTGATCATCGACGAAGCCGACCGCATGCTCGACATGGGCTTCATTCCGGACATCGAACGGGTCTGCAAGCTGGTGCCGTTCACCCGCCAGACGCTGTTCTTCACCGCGACGATGCCGCCGGAAATCCGCCGCGTCACCGAGACCTTCCTGCACAATCCCGAAAAGATCGAAGTCAGCAAGCCGGCGTCGACCGCCGTGACGGTGGCGCAGTCGCAGGTCCCCTGCGGTCGCGAGCCGCACGAGAAGCGCGAGACGCTGCGCCGCCTGATCCGCGCCGCCACCGATCTGCAGAACGCGATCATCTTCTGCAACCGCAAGCGCGAAGTGGCATTGCTGGCGAAATCGTTGCAGAAGCACGGCTTCAGCGTCGGCGCGCTGCACGGCGACATGGACCAGAGCGCGCGCACCGCAGCCCTCGAAGCCTTCCGCAAGGGCGAATTGCCGATCCTGGTGGCCTCCGACGTCGCCGCACGCGGCCTCGATATTCCGGAAGTCAGCCACGTCTTCAATTTCGACGTGCCGCATCATCCCGACGACTACGTCCACCGCGTCGGCCGCACCGGCCGCGCCGGCCGGCTCGGCACCGCGATCTCGATCGTCGCGCCGTCCGACCAGAAATCGATCGCCGCGATCGAAAAGCTGATCGGCAAGGAGATTCCCCGCGTCGACGCCGGCCCGGCCGGCGACGCCGACGAGGAGCAGACCGAACGCACCGAGCGGCCCGCGCGGTCGTCGCGGCGCTCGTCCGAATCGCGCAGCCGCGAGCCGCGTGGCGAAGACCGTCCGGCCCGCGAATCGCGCGGTCCCCGCCGCGAAGGACGTGGTGAAGGACGCGGCGAAGCGCGTGGTGAAGCGCGCCCTGCCCGCGAGCCGCGTGAGGCCCGTGCGCCGGCGCCGGTCGAAGCCCGCGAGGTTCGCGAGCCCCGTGAACCGCGCGAGAGCCGTGAACCGCGCGAGGCCCGCAAGCCGCGCCGCGAACCGCGCAACGCTCCGATCGCGCCCGCCGCCGCTGCACCGGCCGCCCATGCTTCGTTCGGGTCGGCGCCGCCGGCGCGGGACCTGTCGTCCGAGCCGGGCGACCACTCGCATCTGCCCGCCTTCCTTCTGCGTCCTGTGCGCGCACGGGGCTGA
- a CDS encoding GGDEF domain-containing protein — protein sequence MAAMQNDHERTLAYAELALNQIRALRHGAMPRNYEIWYVYATGYNAELNKAINDALAEQGRLSDSDLEQLYDCYLSHGRTHERIDRIGARVVSEIDDMMSLLGDALGTTATFGDNLKGASQKLSLTTDHEQIKAIVERLVASTREMQEANTALEERLSTSRQEITNLQASLEAISAESLTDPLTGLGNRKHFDRVVNEAVRSAAVSRLPLSLLMMDIDHFKSFNDNYGHLTGDQVLRLVGMTLKQNIKTKDIPARYGGEEFAVVLQNTPLRQALVVADDIRRTVMSKELKKKSTGEILGRVTLSAGVSTLKPDDDAYALIERADACLYSAKRNGRNRVICETDPEFRQVETAKVA from the coding sequence CTGGCCGCCATGCAGAATGATCACGAGCGCACGTTGGCCTATGCCGAGCTCGCGCTGAACCAGATCCGGGCGCTCCGGCACGGAGCGATGCCGCGCAACTACGAGATCTGGTACGTCTACGCCACAGGCTACAATGCGGAGCTGAACAAGGCGATCAACGACGCGCTGGCGGAGCAAGGCCGGCTGTCGGACTCCGACCTCGAGCAGTTGTACGACTGCTATCTGTCGCACGGCCGCACCCACGAGCGCATCGACCGGATCGGCGCGCGCGTCGTCAGCGAGATCGACGACATGATGTCGCTGCTGGGCGACGCGCTCGGCACCACCGCCACCTTCGGAGACAATCTGAAGGGCGCCAGCCAGAAGCTGTCGCTCACCACCGATCACGAGCAGATCAAGGCGATCGTCGAGCGGCTGGTGGCATCGACCCGCGAGATGCAGGAAGCCAACACCGCCCTCGAAGAGCGGCTGTCGACCTCGCGGCAGGAAATCACCAATCTGCAGGCCAGCCTGGAGGCGATCAGCGCCGAGAGCCTGACCGATCCCCTGACCGGCCTCGGCAACCGCAAGCATTTCGATCGCGTCGTCAACGAAGCGGTGCGCAGCGCCGCCGTGAGCCGGCTGCCGTTGTCGCTGCTGATGATGGATATCGATCACTTCAAATCGTTCAACGACAATTACGGCCACCTCACCGGCGATCAGGTGCTGCGGCTGGTCGGGATGACGTTGAAGCAGAACATCAAGACCAAGGACATTCCGGCGCGCTACGGCGGCGAGGAATTCGCCGTGGTGCTGCAGAACACGCCGTTGCGCCAGGCGCTGGTCGTCGCCGACGACATCCGCCGCACCGTGATGTCGAAGGAATTGAAGAAGAAGTCGACCGGCGAGATTCTCGGCCGGGTGACGCTGTCGGCCGGCGTCTCGACGCTGAAGCCGGACGACGACGCCTACGCCCTGATCGAACGCGCCGACGCCTGCCTGTATTCGGCCAAGCGCAACGGCCGCAACCGGGTGATCTGCGAGACCGATCCGGAATTCCGCCAGGTCGAAACCGCCAAGGTGGCGTAG
- a CDS encoding TfoX/Sxy family protein, whose amino-acid sequence MAKLCGDDYAHPRKRLGPPMDRDYLADLFAPFGPVTIRRMFSGFGISADGITFALVIQGTLYLRADAATISKYQEEGSKPFAYTTRLRTVTVASYWRLPDRLLDEPDELAQWSREALAAAERAKALKPRAAKRAKKKVVPKPKRKSTKQSPVTR is encoded by the coding sequence GTGGCGAAGCTGTGCGGAGATGACTATGCTCATCCCCGGAAGAGGCTGGGCCCGCCGATGGATCGTGACTATCTCGCCGATTTGTTCGCGCCGTTCGGGCCGGTGACGATCCGGCGGATGTTCTCCGGTTTCGGCATTTCCGCCGACGGCATCACCTTCGCGCTGGTGATTCAGGGCACGCTCTATCTGCGCGCCGATGCGGCGACGATCTCCAAATACCAGGAAGAGGGCTCGAAGCCTTTCGCTTACACGACCCGCCTGCGGACCGTCACCGTCGCCTCGTACTGGCGACTGCCGGACCGGCTGCTCGACGAGCCGGACGAACTCGCACAGTGGTCGCGGGAGGCGCTTGCGGCGGCCGAGCGGGCGAAGGCCCTGAAGCCGCGCGCAGCGAAGCGTGCGAAGAAAAAGGTCGTCCCGAAGCCGAAACGCAAGTCGACTAAACAAAGTCCTGTGACGCGTTGA
- a CDS encoding AraC family transcriptional regulator: MSVELLDDEPELLRDFSILRSQDPIEARNVMRRYGVEVIAPDSEGFFVRTNLAELPHVGLYFAGNATPTKVLVPERSVALVHVCLHGHARLTSGSHRLEFTEGAAFVCSPGRRVQLDLSENFRQLVLRIPQQTLERTMASLIGFTPHRQIVFEPAIANNDPRYLGFRDLLKLLASRLDPAFSAWPKKLLLQLEQACITSLLCCSRHNLVHLLDVPDRESTPSWLLRAEHYAETRCESDITADDLAAAAGVSVSTLTRAFIKHRGHSPAALIKRVRLSRAKQLIETGAATTVVGVALRCGFANPSRFAKDYREAFGESPTETLRRRRPQG; the protein is encoded by the coding sequence ATGAGCGTCGAGTTGTTGGATGACGAGCCGGAGCTGCTGCGGGACTTCTCAATTCTGCGAAGCCAGGACCCGATTGAAGCGCGCAATGTGATGCGGCGTTACGGCGTCGAAGTGATCGCCCCCGACAGCGAAGGCTTCTTCGTGCGGACCAATCTCGCTGAGCTTCCGCATGTGGGACTCTACTTCGCCGGAAACGCGACTCCGACTAAAGTCTTAGTCCCCGAACGTTCGGTCGCTCTGGTGCACGTCTGTCTGCACGGCCACGCACGATTGACCAGTGGCTCGCATCGCCTCGAATTCACCGAAGGCGCCGCGTTTGTGTGCTCGCCGGGTCGCCGCGTGCAGCTCGATCTGAGTGAGAACTTTCGACAACTCGTTCTGCGGATTCCCCAGCAGACGCTCGAGCGCACGATGGCGTCGCTGATCGGCTTCACGCCGCATCGGCAGATCGTCTTCGAACCCGCGATCGCGAACAACGATCCCCGCTATCTCGGTTTTCGCGACCTGCTGAAGCTGCTCGCGAGCCGGCTCGACCCGGCGTTTTCGGCCTGGCCGAAGAAGCTCCTGCTGCAGCTCGAGCAGGCCTGCATCACCTCGCTGCTGTGCTGCAGCCGGCACAATCTCGTTCACTTGCTGGATGTCCCCGACCGCGAGTCGACGCCGTCCTGGCTGTTGCGGGCCGAACATTACGCCGAGACCCGCTGCGAATCCGACATCACCGCCGACGATCTGGCGGCCGCCGCGGGAGTCAGCGTCTCGACGCTGACGCGCGCGTTCATCAAACATCGCGGCCATTCGCCGGCCGCTCTGATCAAGCGGGTCCGACTGTCGCGCGCCAAGCAACTGATCGAGACGGGTGCGGCGACCACCGTGGTCGGCGTCGCGCTGCGCTGCGGCTTCGCCAATCCGAGCCGCTTCGCCAAGGATTATCGCGAAGCGTTCGGCGAGTCGCCGACGGAGACGCTGCGGCGACGACGCCCGCAGGGCTGA